DNA from Pirellulales bacterium:
CTTCCGCGATGTGGTTTCTCAGTTATTGGCCCACGATGCCGCGGTGCGGGTTCATAGTGGCGAACAGCTTACCGACTTCGTCCGCCGCTGCCTGAGCGATTTTGCTTATGCCAATGATTTGGGGCGTAATGCTGCGGAATTGGTAAAAGCACAGCAAGGCGCTACTACCCGCACTTGGGCGCTGATTGAACCACTCCTGGCTTCGTCTGTCATTGAATCTCAGCCTTTCCGCTCAGCTGCGTGACTTGTGCCGCTTGGATTGGCTCCTACAATCCTGTATTTATGCCTTTCGATCTTCGTCTTTATTGACACCGTGAACATTCTCCACGAACTTCAAAGCCGTTTTGCCACCGCCTTGAGCGGCATGGTGGATAATCCGGCCGAACTGCTTTTACAAGTTCGGGCCAGCCAAGACCCGAAGTTTGGTGACTATCAGGCGAACTGCGCCATGCCGCTGGGTAAGCGATTGGGCAAGCCGCCGCGTCAAATCGCAACAGCAATTGTCGCCAAGCTGGAGATTGACGATTTGTGCGAGCCGCCGGAAATTGCCGGCCCTGGCTTTATCAATCTACGACTGAAAAACGATTGGTTGGCCCAACAAGCGTCCACCGCTTTGGCCGATCCGCGCGTTGGTGTACCGACAGTGGCCAAACCGCGCACTTACGTTGTCGATTACAGTGCGCCCAACGTCGCCAAACCGATGCACGTGGGGCATATCCGCAGCACGGTCATCGGCAATTGCCTGTACCGGACGCTTAAATTTGTGGGCCACGAGGTCATTAGTGACAATCACCTGGGCGATTGGGGCACACAGTTCGGGATGATTATTTACGGCTATAAAAGCCCCGAAATCCGAGCGCAAGTACAATCCAGCGGTGCCGTTGAAAAGCTTGGCGAGTTTGGCGCACTCTACGCATGGGTGAATCGACTGGGCGAGGAAAATCCAAAAATTCGAGAAGCGGTGCTAAATGAAACCGTGAAACTGCACGCAGGTGATGCGGAGAATTTGCAGTTGTGGAAAGAAATTCGAACACAATCGGACAAAGACATCGATCGAATTTACAAACGCCTCGGTGTGAAATTTGACGATCAACTGGGTGAAAGTTTTTATCACGACTGGCTCAGCGCAGTCGTTGATGATCTACAGAAGAAAGAGATCGGACGGGAAAGTGATGGCGCCATCGGCGTGTTTTTGAATGGCTATGAAACGCCGTTTCTCATCCGCAAGCAAGACGGCGCATTCCTATACGCCACAACGGATTTAGCGACCATCCAATATCGCATGGAAACATGGCATCCCGATGCCGTGTTATACGTGGTCGATCATCGGCAGAGCTTGCACTTTGAGCAGTTGTTTGCCACAGCGCGATTGTGGCACCCTGAATGGGCGA
Protein-coding regions in this window:
- the argS gene encoding arginine--tRNA ligase; the encoded protein is MNILHELQSRFATALSGMVDNPAELLLQVRASQDPKFGDYQANCAMPLGKRLGKPPRQIATAIVAKLEIDDLCEPPEIAGPGFINLRLKNDWLAQQASTALADPRVGVPTVAKPRTYVVDYSAPNVAKPMHVGHIRSTVIGNCLYRTLKFVGHEVISDNHLGDWGTQFGMIIYGYKSPEIRAQVQSSGAVEKLGEFGALYAWVNRLGEENPKIREAVLNETVKLHAGDAENLQLWKEIRTQSDKDIDRIYKRLGVKFDDQLGESFYHDWLSAVVDDLQKKEIGRESDGAIGVFLNGYETPFLIRKQDGAFLYATTDLATIQYRMETWHPDAVLYVVDHRQSLHFEQLFATARLWHPEWANVEFKHVNFGTVLGKDGKPFKTRSGDTVGLEILLDEGVSRALAIVSANDDAKPNGPELSTDERQKIAEAVGIGALKYADLSQNRTSDYVFDYDKMLAMNGNTATYMQYAHARVRGIFIKGQKQLGESTTSQQHVTQKIILSHPAERALALAALQFSEAMDLVLADYRPNQLTSYLFELANRFSTFYENCPVLKAETPELLHGRLALCNLTAKVLRQGLELLGIEVVERM